In Sorghum bicolor cultivar BTx623 chromosome 8, Sorghum_bicolor_NCBIv3, whole genome shotgun sequence, one genomic interval encodes:
- the LOC8067193 gene encoding PXMP2/4 family protein 4: protein MATAGAFHAGGRLLLPLRRSPRGPSPSPWSHVRTHLISSKPPPSAPLPPPVPPARPSPVGSAFGSLSRKTGALGAGAGAGAGVVGWYLGVLDARPVLTKSVTAAAIFTVADLSSQMLSLGPEDSFDYLRTMRMASYGFLISGPTLHLWFNFISKFFPKKDVVNTLKKMFLGQAVYGPIINSVFFSYNAGLQGETVPEIIARLKRDLVPTIKSGLLYWPTCDFITFKFVPVHLQPLVSNSFSFLWTIYITYMASLKKADVEVATST, encoded by the exons CGGAGCCTTCCACGCCGgcggccgcctcctcctcccgctCCGACGCAGCCCCCGCGGGCCCAGCCCCTCACCATGGTCCCACGTCCGCACCCACCTCATCTCCTCCAAGCCGCCGCCCTCCGCTCCTCTCCCGCCGCCCGTGCCGCCGGCGCGCCCGTCCCCAGTGGGGTCCGCCTTCGGGTCTCTTAGCAGGAAGACCGGCGCGTTGGGGGCcggcgctggcgctggcgcGGGTGTCGTCGGGTGGTACCTTGGCGTCCTGGACGCGCGGCCCGTGCTGACCAAGAGCGTCACCGCCGCTGCCATCTTCACCGTCGCGGACCTCTCCTCCCAG ATGCTCAGTCTTGGTCCTGAGGATTCATTTGATTATCTCAGGACCATGCGTATGGCTAGTTATGGGTTTCTGATCTCAGGACCTACCCTCCATCTCTGGTTCAATTTTATCTCAAAATTCTTCCCCAAAAAGGATGTAGTGAACACATTGAAGAAGATGTTTCTAGGGCAAGCAGTCTATGGACCAATTATTAACTCAGTTTTCTTCTCGTATAATGCAGGATTACAAG GTGAGACTGTTCCTGAGATTATTGCAAGATTGAAGAGGGATCTAGTTCCCACCATCAAAAGTGGGCTTTTGTATTGGCCAACTTGTGATTTCATTACTTTCAAGTTTGTTCCAGTTCATTTACAG CCACTAGTGAGCAATTCATTCTCATTTCTTTGGACCATCTACATAACATATATGGCAAGCTTAAAGAAAGCAGATGTGGAGGTGGCCACGAGTACCTAA
- the LOC110429755 gene encoding uncharacterized protein LOC110429755 isoform X1: protein MKPETRHTVQPSELILVCGAGRDKMEKEHIKMAMLKQEQTFRQQVHELHRVYHVQKQLMMQMQITKTNNYGNKVPETQTEPTVKLERQQLCGSSGKTEAKLAEDFNLELTLATGAGRMKQEKASNSDSEATMSSSTSAESESGQRFMPNSNVTNLRFQNESNRHDDQVMQSPWRYQCLSLKMA, encoded by the exons atgaaaCCAGAG ACAAGACACACTGTCCAGCCCAGCGAGCTGATACTTGTGTGTGGAGCGGGCAGAGATAAGATGGAGAAGGAACACATCAAGATGGCCATGCTGAAGCAAGAACAAACATTCAGACAGCAG GTTCACGAGCTGCACCGTGTGTACCATGTTCAGAAGCAGTTGATGATGCAGATGCAGATAACCAAGACAAACAACTACGGAAACAAAGTTCCCGAAACGCAAACCGAACCGACAGTAAAACTCGAGCGCCAACAATTGTGTGGTAGCTCAGGCAAGACGGAGGCCAAGCTGGCTGAAGACTTCAACCTGGAGCTGACACTGGCAACTGGGGCTGGAAGGATGAAGCAGGAGAAGGCATCCAACTCAGACTCCGAAGCAACAATGTCGTCATCGACATCTGCAGAATCAGAGTCAGGGCAGAGATTCATGCCAAACTCCAATGTAACAAACCTAAGGTTCCAGAATGAGAGCAATAGGCATGATGATCAGGTCATGCAGTCTCCTTGGCGCTATCAATGTTTGAGTCTCAAGATGGCGTGA
- the LOC110429755 gene encoding uncharacterized protein LOC110429755 isoform X2, whose product MEKEHIKMAMLKQEQTFRQQVHELHRVYHVQKQLMMQMQITKTNNYGNKVPETQTEPTVKLERQQLCGSSGKTEAKLAEDFNLELTLATGAGRMKQEKASNSDSEATMSSSTSAESESGQRFMPNSNVTNLRFQNESNRHDDQVMQSPWRYQCLSLKMA is encoded by the exons ATGGAGAAGGAACACATCAAGATGGCCATGCTGAAGCAAGAACAAACATTCAGACAGCAG GTTCACGAGCTGCACCGTGTGTACCATGTTCAGAAGCAGTTGATGATGCAGATGCAGATAACCAAGACAAACAACTACGGAAACAAAGTTCCCGAAACGCAAACCGAACCGACAGTAAAACTCGAGCGCCAACAATTGTGTGGTAGCTCAGGCAAGACGGAGGCCAAGCTGGCTGAAGACTTCAACCTGGAGCTGACACTGGCAACTGGGGCTGGAAGGATGAAGCAGGAGAAGGCATCCAACTCAGACTCCGAAGCAACAATGTCGTCATCGACATCTGCAGAATCAGAGTCAGGGCAGAGATTCATGCCAAACTCCAATGTAACAAACCTAAGGTTCCAGAATGAGAGCAATAGGCATGATGATCAGGTCATGCAGTCTCCTTGGCGCTATCAATGTTTGAGTCTCAAGATGGCGTGA